The following coding sequences lie in one Rutidosis leptorrhynchoides isolate AG116_Rl617_1_P2 chromosome 4, CSIRO_AGI_Rlap_v1, whole genome shotgun sequence genomic window:
- the LOC139843650 gene encoding large ribosomal subunit protein eL18x, with product MGIDLVAGGKSKKTKRTAPRSDDIYLKLLVKLYRFLVRRTGSNFNAVILKRLFMSKVNKPPISLSRLIRYMSGKDDKIGVVVGTVTDDVRVDEIPCLKVTALRFTETARARIEKAGGECLTFDQLALRAPLGQNTVLLRGPKNSREAVRHFGKAPGVPHSHTKPYVRSKGRKFEKARGRRNSRGFRN from the exons ATG GGTATCGATCTTGTTGCTGGTGGTAAGAGCAAGAAAACCAAAAGAACCGCCCCCAGATCCGATGATATTTACCTAAAACTTCTCGTCAAG TTGTATCGATTTTTGGTGAGGAGGACTGGAAGTAATTTCAATGCTGTTATATTGAAGAGGCTGTTTATGAGCAAAGTTAACAAACCTCCAATTTCGTTATCTCGTTTAATTCGTTACATGTCTGGAAAG GATGACAAGATTGGTGTGGTTGTGGGCACAGTAACAGATGATGTCCGAGTTGATGAAATCCCTTGTCTTAAGGTAACTGCACTTAGGTTTACTGAGACCGCAAGGGCAAGAATTGAGAAGGCTGGTGGAGAATGTTTGACATTTGATCAGTTGGCTCTTCGAGCTCCTCTTGGACAGAACACT GTTCTTCTAAGAGGTCCAAAGAACTCTCGTGAAGCGGTTAGGCACTTTGGTAAGGCTCCTGGTGTACCACACAGTCACACTAAGCCGTATGTTAGATCAAAGGGAAGGAAATTCGAGAAGGCTAGAGGTCGAAGAAACAGCAGGGGATTTAgaaactaa